The genomic interval ttgattaatgttaattttatacatatgtaaccccagttctgaaaaagttgggacggtatgcaaaatgccaataaaaacaaaaaggagtgaattAGGAggactatattgaaagcactacaccaacacattatttgatgttttactttgtgaatgtaattttttttttttttttttttttaaacatacgtTTCAAATCACATGATtgcacatgctccaaaaaagttgggacagtcgagtgtttgcCACTGTGTAatgtcaccatttcttctaataacactgaTTAAGCATTTGGGcgctgaagacacaagtttgtttaaaggaatgttccgggttcaatataaattaagctcagtcaacagcatacGTTGCATAATGTTgctaacaacaaaaaataatatcaatttgtccctccttaaaaaagaaaaatcacaaaatgagtttacagtgagacacttactatggaagagaatggggccaaatttcaaagggttgaaaggcagaaatttgaagcgtatgattttataaaagcacttccattaattcttctgttaaaacttgttaaaaaattatttgagctgtaaagttgtttatatcgcCATTTACAGATTACAGGGATTACGGCATTactttgtcatggcaacaaagttaaaaTTGGaaatagctttacacagaaaatgttagtaagtgatttcatcacactaaaatcatgttaacatgaaaatgtaacatgtcttgtggctataattttgaaacagttcaGGTTTTATTATTTGTCACATACATATTACATACATGTGATGTAGTGAAATGTTTTTCCTTAGTTCCTCGTCCCACAGTGCAACAACAAACAGAACCAACAACGAACTAAGGACATACTCccacataatgataaaaaaatagaataaaatatagtaGACTATAAAGAAATATAATGTGAATAAAATATAGTAGAAATTATGCAAACTATACAGAACTGTACAGAGCATACAGAACTATACATTGTGCAAATTTTTTAGTTAATTAAAATTATAGTGCAaactgtttgtgtatgtgtgtctgtgtgaggcaGGAATATACAGACTCTCTCAAGTGTCCTCGTTCAGTAGCCGGATTGCCTGAGGATAAAAACTCCTCCTGAGTCTCTCTGTGTTGGTCCTCAGGATCCGGTAGCGCTTCCCTGATGGTAGCACTGATAAGAGTCTGTATCCGGGGTGGTGAAAGTCATTGATAATCCTCCTGGCCCTTGTCCTGCATCGCTTGGTGTAGGTGTCTGTGATGTAGGGGAGAGAAGTCCTGATGGCCTTCTCCGCTGCACCTTTTGATCCTGGGCTGTGGTGCCTCCGAACCAGGCGGTGATGCTCCTTGTGAGAAGACTCTCCACAGCCCCAGTGTAGAAAGCCCTCAGCACCTTGAACCTGGCCAGGCGTTGTAGGTGGTAGTTATGCTGACACACCCTTGTCaccaagctgtttgtgtgtgttgtccaGGAGAGGTCTTCTGTGAGGTGGACCCTAAGGTATTTGAAGCTTCTCACTCTCTCGACTGTGGGCCCCATTGATCATCAGGGGTCTGTAGTTCCTCACCTGCTTCCTCCCGTAATCAATAACCATCTTGGTCTTGGTGACATTCAGGGAGAGATTGTTATTGTGACACCATGTGGAGAGGACATCTACTTCCTCTAAGTAGGCCTTCTCATCATTGTTAGTGATGAGGCCTACCACcactgtgtcatcagcaaacttcacCAACTCGTTGGAGCTGTGTTTGGCCGAGCAGTCATTGGTGGAGGGAGTATAGCAGGGGGCTGAGGACACAGCCCTGGGGGGCTCCAGTGCTGAGGGTGAGTGTGGAGGAGGTGTAGTTTTCCATCGTGACCACCTGGGGGTGTCCGGTCAGGAAGTCCTGGATCCAGTGGCAGATAGAGGAGTTCAGCTCCAGGTTCTGGTGCTTTTTGCAGAGGTGTAAGGGGACGATGGTGTTAAAGGAGGAGCTGTAATCCACAAACAGCACctgcacatacactatattgccaaaagtattcgctcatctgcctttagacgcatatgaacttaagtgacatcccattcttaatccatagggtttaatatgacgtcggcccaccctttgcagctataacagcttcaactcttctgggaaggctttccacaaggtttaggagtgtgtttatgggaatttttgaccattcttccagaagcgcatttgtgaggtcagacactgatgttggacgagaaggcctggctcgcagtcttcgctctaattcatcccaaaggtgctctatcgggttgaggtcaggactctgtgcaggccagtcaagttcttccacaccaaactcgctcatccatgtctttatggaccttgctttgtgcactggtgcgcagtcatgttagaacaggaaggggccatccccaaactgttcccacaaagttgggagcatggaattgtccaaaatctcttggtatgctgaagcattcagagttcctttcactggaactaaggggccaagcccagctcctgaaaaacaaccccacaccatattcccccctccaccaaacttcacagttggcacaatgcagtcagacaagtaccattctcctggcaacagccaaacccagactcgtccatcagattgccagatagagaagcgtgattcgtcactccagagaacgtgtctccactgctctagagtccagtggcggcgtgctttacatcactgcatccgacgctttgcattgcacttggtgatgtatggcttggatgcagctgctcggccatggaaacccattccatgaagctctctacgcactgttcttgagctaatctgaaggccactttggaggtctgtagcgattgactctgcagaaagttggcgacctctgcgcactgtgcgcctcagcatccgctgaccccgctctgtcattttacgtggcctaccacttcgtggctgagttgctgtcattcccaatcacttccactttgttataataccactgacagttgactgtggaatatttagtagcgaggaaatttcacgactggacttgttgcacaggtggcatcctatcacagtaccacgctggaattcactgagctcctgagagcagcccattctttcacaaatgtttgtagaagcagtctgcatgcctaggtgcttcatttataCACCCGTGGCCATGGaaatgattggaacacctgaattcaattatttggatgggtgagcgaatacttttggcaatatagtgtagttcCCTTTTCTCTGGTCCAGATGGGAGAAGGCAGTGTGTAGGGTGTGATTAAGACATCATCTGTGGACCTATTCAGGATATGCAAACTGTAATGGGTCCAGAGAGCTGCCGTAGGAGCAGACGTAGGCTCTGACCAGTTTTTCAAAGCACTTCACTATAGAAGTGAGTGATACAGTACAGAAATCTATTTTGGGGACAGGAATGATGTTGGAGGACTTAAAACATATGGGAACAACACATTGGTTGAGGGAGAGGTTAAAAATGGTCGTGAAGACTGGTGCTAGTTGGTTAGCACAGACCTTTAGCACACGTCCGGGGATATTTTCCGGGCTACATGCTTTTCTGGTGTCAACTTTGTATAGCAACCTCCTCACATCCAGTTCTGAAATGACCACTCTTTCTTCTTCCCCAGCCAAACCCGATGGTTCATACTCATGTTTTTTCTGGTCTGTGATGGTAACCTCAGACAGTGAATAGAAGATATTCAAGTCATTGACTAGGGAGGCACTGCCATTGTTTATAGTGGGGGGCTTGGGTTTGTAGTCTGTAACAGTTTGCATGCTCTGCCACAGAcgtcagtgagtattttaatgtttacggattggcctcattcatcTGTAaccccaaaatttttttttttaaagaaaaggagggagaagactattctttttgtggtaatcaacataatgacacctggcccatacagacattggcttttggacctgatgctgataacagcttggatggtccttctCCTCTTTGGCACGGAGAATACAACAGCTGTTTTttcaaaaaactatttaaaatgtgaacttgtcggaccacaaaacacagtttcactgttctactttacatctcagatgagactgagcccagagaagtcgatgccacttctggacagtgttgatgtatggcttctgctttgcatagtaaagccttaacttgcatctgtggatgcagtggcgaatggtgttgactaacaaaggtttaccgaAGTAGTCCTCATCCCATGTCATGATGTCAAATACAGATTGATTACAGTTTTTAAGACAATGACATCATTGTGCACTATAGAGGGTAAAATGCCCAAAgtccttccagtttgtctttggaGAACAGTGTTCTCAAAGCACTGGATTATTTGCGGACGCATCTGTTGGCAGATTGGCAAGTCGCAACCTATCCTTGCTCTTAAAGgcctagtcttttttttttttttaggtttcttGTATACTATAACACAATTGTCTCATCTGTTTAACATGGCCTGGTTCACATCGCGTTTTGATTTCAACTTGTCAGATTGTTATTGGTCCTAAATtgcccatctcaacttttttgCAATGTGTTGCAgatatcaattaaaaaaataaaagtcttcaAAAAGCAATGTAGTTGATTAGGTAAAACATGAAGTACACTGTCTTtacgctgtttttgtttgaagtcaaagtacatttacaaatcactcctttttgtttttgttgacatttggcatactgttccaactttttgggaattgTAGTTGTACCAATACACTTTTAAATgttgtatatatttacattagttaatgcattatggactaacaatgaacagttgtatttttataaaatatacattatccAAGATTAATGAATgtggtaaaaatatattgtttattgttagttcatgatacctaacgcATTATCTAAAGTTACCAaattggaaccttattgtaaattgtcacCAATATTTCTTATTCCTCTTATGCCAATTGATGACACTTTTCTTTGCTGAAGGATGGAACTCCCACATCAAAGACATTTGAACATGTGACCAGTGAGATTGGAGCTGAGGAGGCAGAGGAAGTGGGTGTGGAGCATTTGTTAAGGTAAAATCATTTGATTCAGTCTAGATTAGAATGTCTGTAAGCATTATTGTTCAGTTATTCTCATGATGATTTTATTGCAGGGATATCAAGGACACAACAGTTGGCACCTTGTCGCAACGGATCACCAATCAGGTGCATGGCCTTAAAGGGCTCAACTCCAAGCTGTTGGATATCAAGAGCTATCTGGAGAAGGTTGCAACAGGCAAGCTGCCCATCAATCACCAGATCATTTATCAGCTACAGGATGTCTTCAATCTGCTGCCTGATGTCAACCTGCAGGAGTTTGTCAAGGCCTTCTACCTCAAAACCAATGACCAGATGCTTGTGGTCTATCTGGCCTCACTTATCCGCTCTGTCGTGGCTCTCCATAATCTCATCAATAACAAAATCGCTAATCGTGATGCCGAAAAGAAAGAGGGCCAGGAGAAAGATGACAGCAAGAAAGAGAAGAAGGAAGAGAAGGATAAAGATAAGGACAAAGACAAGGAGAAGGGAGATGCTACAGCCAAGAAAGATGACAAAAAGGAAAAGAAATGAAGCTGAATTGGCATGAACTTGGGCTTATACAATCCTGGCTGAATAAGGGAGGAATTCTGCatttcttctctctttttttgtaaCAATCTGCAGGTTTAATTGGGCATTGtatctgtcttttttttaattatatatatatatatatataaggacttATCATTTTCTGTATATGTTCCAGTCCTGAAGAAGGGTGATTCACCTATTTACATCTAAATTATAGTAACCTTATTAGTCCATCAAATATAAAGACAGGTCACCAGTGTTACAGCAAAGTCCAACTGCAGCTGTCAGATTTACATGTAAGGAATTCCTTTTTTAACATTATaaaaaacattgttaaaaaaGCTTGTAGTGGGttgttacatgttttgttttttcactacgTGCTTAAAGCAAAGGGGTATTATTCAAGTTCACAAACAGCACATTTCTCTATTtgcaaaaacatgtttattaTAGTGTTTATCTAAGAATATTTTCCTCAATAGTTTTGCATTGAACGTTTTTAATAAGAGGTTTCAAAAAAATATCCTAAATCATCTGCTATATAATAAAATGGTAGTTTAACTTTTCAGTTGAGTTTTACATGTAAAGAATGATAGTCAAATTTTCCTGAAAAGAAATTTTAGAGTATGATCAAAACTACTAAGGTCACTGTAGCAGTGTGATTCTTAAGTTATAAATGAGCAAAAATACAGATATTTGGTTCTGACTAAGTAGATATTTGAAGACAAGGTGATACACAGCAAGAATAAAGTCAGTTTCTCTATGAGATCGAGTAGACAATGATATGAGTTCTATGTGGTGCTCTCGGAAGGAAGAGTTTCTTTGTCGTCTGCTTCTCTCTTCTTGCATTTGATTCCGAAAAGACTGAGGATCTTCATCAATATCAGGTTGACAATTTCCTCTTCCTCAGAAGGCTGAGGATCAGAAAGACTCTTTCAGTTATCAGTGGTCTAAAAACTGTTAAaagtattaaaggaacagttcacccaaaaatgaaaattctcaacaattactcaccctcatgccaccgagactgcaatagcaagatgtacagtgaaaaacattttggtctgttctttctTACACAGAACTGAtaggatcacttcagaagacatggatttaaccactggattcatattgattacctttatgctgcctttatgtgctttttggagcttcaacgttttggtcactattcacttgcagtgtatggacctacagtgctgaatcatcgtttgtgttctgcagaagaatttaagtcacacatctgggacggcatgaggtgcgagtaaatgatgagagaattttcatttttaggtgaactttaactgcagtggggaaaaaaatgtgactcTTGTAAAACCTGGTGATTCTGCTGTTCTTCACTGAAGGCCTCAAGGATGACGGAGACAAAGAGGGTCAGTATGACAAATGTAATGAAGACCACACAAGTGGTAACGATGAGAACGGCAAGCAAAGGATCAGAATCCACAACCTGTGGAGGCAGCATGAAAACTATGGTACAGTAAAAGTTTGTTGTGTTACTTTCCTAGTCTtggccagcaaaaaaaaaaaataaataaattgtacataCCTCATCGTAATTGAATATGCCAAGCTGCAAACTGAAGATTGTCAAAAAAGCTTCGGGGACAGTTTTGTATGAGTACAGCTTCCCTCCAAATATTAGATtgcactattaaaaaaaaaagaaggaaaatgaattattacataaaaacaagcaaatatGTGTTTACAGGTGTGCAATTAAAACGGACCTCTATCCTAAGAGTATTTCTGTCTacctgttgtgtttgtttttaaaaactaaGGGACTGATCTAAATTGTTAGAGATGAGGTATGACTACAAGTTATAATATTCTTGTAGGGTATTAAATTATTCAGAGACCAGTTTACCAAAATGTGTGTTCAATAGAGAGTTATTTTTGAGAAGTGTTCATCTATTGCCCCTTCTTTAACATCCAACAAACTTACAAAAACATAGTAACTTTACACATTagttgatagtaaaaaaaaggacactGTTGCCCCTTACAGTAAGCGCATAGGCCAAGAACACAATGAAGATAACCACAGTGAAGCTGGACAATTCATTCCATGCCCGCTGCAGTGAGGAGGTGATGAGGCGTAGTTTGGGGTTGAGTCTCAACAAATGCCAGAGTTTTACACTGGCAAGCAGAACCAAGAATGCCATGAGATATCCCAGTGTAGCGTCTGCTATGGCTGTGTCATTGAAACTGGGAAACCTGGTGGAGAGATATAGCATTTTTCCATGCTCAAacagtcatttactcaccctcaagtcattccaaatccatatgactttctttcatggagcacaaaaggagaattaaaaaaaaaattatactagtcactcttttccatgtaatTACAATAAATGGGTACTgcggctttcaagcttcaaaaaggatgcaaatgtaccaaaatgtaagtcttctgaagtcctatggaagctttgtgtgagaaatggACCAAAATTTAAAggcatattctgggttcaatacaagttaagtttaatcgacagcatttgcggcataaagttgattagttcctttgcttaaaaaaaataaattaaaaaaatcgaGGTTTCTTTAAGGCActtatgatggaagtgaatggggccaatccgtaaacattaaaatacttactgtttcaaaagtatagccacaagacgtaaacaatatacaccgatcagccacaacattaaaaccacctccctaatatcgtgtaggtccgcctcgtgccaccaaaacagctctgacccatcgaggcatggactccacaagaccactgaaggtgtcctgtggtatctggcaccaagacattagcagcagatcctttaagtcctgtaagctgcgaggtggggcctccatggatccgacttgttggtccagcacatcccatagatgctcaatcggattgagatctggggttatttggaggccaagtcaacaccttgaactctttgtcatgttcctcaaaccattcctgaaattttttgcagtgtggcagggcacattatcctgctgaaagaggccactgccatcagggaatactgttgacatgaaggggtgtacgtggtctgcaacaatctttaagtaggtggtatgtgtcaaagtaacatccatatgaatgccaggacccaaggtttcccagcagaacattgcccagagcatcacactgcctctgccggcctgccttcttcccatggtgcatcctgctgccatctcttccccaggtaaacgacgcacacgcacctggccgtccacatgatctaaaagaaaacgtgattcatcagaccaggccaccttcttccattgctccatggtccagttctgacgctcacgtgcccattgtaggctctTTCAGCGGTGGACGGGGTCAGCATGGGAACTGTGACTGGTCTGCAGTTACatagccccatacacagcaagctgcgatgcactgtgtgttctgacacctttctatcatggacagcattaagtttttcagcagtttgtgctagagtagctcttctgtgggatcagacaagatgggctagccttcgctccccacgtgcatcaataagctttgggcgcccatgaccctgtcgctggttcaccggttgtccttccttgaaccacttttggtaggtactaaccactgcataccgggaacaccccacaagacctgccgttttggagatgctctgacccagtcgtctagccatcataatttggctcttgtcaaagttgctcagatccttacgcttgtccATTTTTCTTGCTTCCaacacttgctgcctaatatattcctccccttgacaggtgccactctaacgagataataaatgttattcactttttccatcagtggttttaatgttgtggcttatcggtgtacgtgttaacatgatttagtgtgataaaatcgcttactaaatttttctgtgtaaagatatagacCAAGATGGGAGCTTGTCAGtcccagtcatcattcactttcattatatggaaaagagtggacaggatattcttcaaatattcacctttcgtgttccatggaagaaagaaagtcatacaggtttggaaaacaggagggtgagtaaataatgacagaaacaaACTATCCCGTTGACTGTGACTGATTTGGAGAAAAATCTACTTACTGATCTTTGTTTTTCTGGTAGTATGCAATGTCCTTGTCTCCCTGCACTGTTCTCTTGATGAACACAGATAATGCACTCCAACTTAAAATGATGATGGCCAGGTCTAAAAGATTCCACTTGTTTTTGAAATATGCCCATTTGTGCCGCTTCAACTGCTTAGCCTTTTCAACCCAAAATGTGCATggtttaatgggaatggaaaggGTATAGCAATGTAAAGAATAAGTTCAATGAAATTATGCGATTAGAGAGCTGACCTGCAAAAACATATAGTAGATGATGAAGAGTAAATAAAAGGCCTGGGAGGCCATGAGGAATGACTGAAAGCCACCCGTGGACTGATACAGACGGATACTCTGTACCACACTGCGAAACTCAAATGCACCTGTAAAATGTAAGGCGTAAgttctttctttttaaatgtaacaagaAGGTTTTGTATGAATGGGAAtaattcaaagtaaaaaaaaattctcacccACTGCAGTGCTCTCCAGTATCAGTGTGACAATGCAGAATAGGTTGACATTAGCATTGTAGACTGTAAACTCTGCAAAAACTGCCCTTGTGTACTTATCCAACCAGGTGGAGTTTAATAAATATTGAAGCTTCCTGTTGGTTGGAGGTAAATATGTT from Myxocyprinus asiaticus isolate MX2 ecotype Aquarium Trade chromosome 1, UBuf_Myxa_2, whole genome shotgun sequence carries:
- the LOC127423667 gene encoding 26S proteasome non-ATPase regulatory subunit 7, translating into MPELAVEKVVVHPLVLLSVVDHFNRIGKVGSQKRVVGVLLGSWQKKVLDVSNSFAVPFDEDDKDDSVWFLDHDYLENMYGMFKKVNARERIVGWYHTGPKLHKNDIAINELMKQYCSNSVLVIIDVKPKDLGLPTEAYISVEEVHDDGTPTSKTFEHVTSEIGAEEAEEVGVEHLLRDIKDTTVGTLSQRITNQVHGLKGLNSKLLDIKSYLEKVATGKLPINHQIIYQLQDVFNLLPDVNLQEFVKAFYLKTNDQMLVVYLASLIRSVVALHNLINNKIANRDAEKKEGQEKDDSKKEKKEEKDKDKDKDKEKGDATAKKDDKKEKK